The genomic interval CACGATCTCCTCCGGCGGGCGGCGCAGGGCGGCCGCGCCCAGCTCGGGCAGGGTGCCGTGGTCGAAGGAGAAGATGAAGTACGACTTCGGCTTGACGTCGCCGCCCTCGTTGTCGCTGAGCGCGGACTCGTCGAAGGCGACGCCGCCGCGCAGCAGGTCCTCCTTGATGACGGCCTCACGCGGCACGTCCGGGAACTGCTCCATCAGCAGTTCGACGAGTCGGGTGCGGTCTGCGGTGCCGGGCTCGGTGCGGTCGGGATCGGTGCGGCTGGGCATGTGCGGGCTCCTCGGTCGGTCGTCGGCGTGTTCCGGATGCGACGTCTGTGCAACGAACCACGGCCGCGGGGCGTTCTCTTCCCGGCTGCCGGATGCGTCACTCCCCGCCTCCGAATCCTATGTGACCGGTCAGTAAGGTGTGGGGGCGGGAGCCCGTCGGCCGTGCGGCCGGTCCGACGCCCGCTGGTGACCGCCGCCGGCCGCGGAACGGAAGTGCTCCATGCCCCGCACCATGTCCGTGTCGGACAGCATCGTCGTGCACACCGGACCGCTGGAGGTGTACGCCCGGCTGAGCGATCCCACGGCGATGGGCCGCTGGAGCCCGGAGAACCTGGGCGCGCGGGTGCGCGGTGAGCGCCGGGAGGCGTACGTCGGCATGGTCTTCGACGGCCGCAACAAGCGGGGGCCGGTGAGCTGGACGACACGGTGCACGGTGACGGCGGCCGATCCGGGGCGGCGGTTCGCGTTCCGGGTCCATGCGATCGGTGCGCGGCGGCCGTTGCTGCGCGGGCCGATCGCCACATGGGAGTACCGCTTCGAGGCGGTGGAGGGCGGCACCCGGGT from Streptomyces drozdowiczii carries:
- a CDS encoding SRPBCC family protein, producing the protein MPRTMSVSDSIVVHTGPLEVYARLSDPTAMGRWSPENLGARVRGERREAYVGMVFDGRNKRGPVSWTTRCTVTAADPGRRFAFRVHAIGARRPLLRGPIATWEYRFEAVEGGTRVTEIWTDDRRAWPDVVANAFDRVATRGHTFAVFQRRNIRTTLERLKAALESSSPDA